A stretch of Arachis hypogaea cultivar Tifrunner chromosome 15, arahy.Tifrunner.gnm2.J5K5, whole genome shotgun sequence DNA encodes these proteins:
- the LOC140179045 gene encoding uncharacterized protein has protein sequence MGQDHRRLDSKVIAQYIFTMVKADITISIRVLQGGVENHFNYKASYRKIWLAKQRVIARIYGNWEESYSEFSHWLFAMQILDLVQPTQSCFIEFFWTFSPCVETFKHCKPLISIDGTDLYGKYNGTLLMAIAQNGNTNILPIAFVVVKGETKEVWSFFLSYLRHALNDEESLWKSPHAFQAFCTRHIAANFMTRFKNKDLKKILINAAYSKSQREFTHYFGRLRDENIAITN, from the exons ATGGGTCAAGACCATCGTAGGTTGGATTCGAAGGTGATTGCTCAATACATTTTCACAATGGTAAAAGCAGATATAACAATCAGCATCAGGGTGCTGCAAGGAGGTGTGGAGAATCACTTCAATTACAAGGCGTCCTACAGAAAGATTTGGCTTGCAAAACAAAGAGTCATTGCTAGAATATATGGCaattgggaggagtcatacaGCGAGTTTTCTCATTGGTTATTCGCTATGCAGAT CCTTGACCTGGTTCAGCCGACACAGTCATGTTTCATCGAGTTTTTTTGGACGTTTTCACCGTGTGTTGAGACTTTTAAGCATTGTAAGCCACTTATTTCCATCGATGGTACCGATTTATATGGAAAATACAATGGGACGTTGCTGATGGCCATTGCTCAAAATGGCAATACAAACATTTTGCCTATTGCATTTGTCGTTGTTAAGGGTGAGACGAAGGAGGTTTGGTCGTTCTTTCTTTCGTATCTGCGGCA TGCGTTGAACGATGAGGAAAGTTTGTGGAAATCACCACACGCCTTCCAGGCATTTTGTACAAGACACATTGCCGCCAACTTCATGACTCGCTTCAAGAACAAGGACTTGAAGAAGATTCTGATAAACGCAGCGTATTCGAAGTCACAGCGTGAGTTCACTCATTATTTTGGCCGTCTGAGGGACGAAAATATAGCAATAACGAACTAG
- the LOC112747641 gene encoding probable protein phosphatase 2C 47 isoform X3, with protein MIVGLKTTSEEKSEFSPKLRSGSCSEKGPKQYMEDEFICVDILREHTGPSVNLPSPAAFYGVFDGHGGIDAASFTRKNILKFIIEDSHFPSGIKKAVNSAFVKADHAFRDASSLDSSSGTTALIAIVLGRDMLIGNAGDSRAVLGKRGRAIELSKDHKPNCTSERLRIEKLGGVIYDGYLNGQLSVARALGDWHIKGSKGSKSPLSSEPELEEIVLTEEDEFLIMGCDGLWDVMSSQCAVTMVRRELMQHNDPTECAKALVAEAIQRNTCDNLTVVVVCFSLDPPPKIEIPRAHRRRSISAEGLDLLKGVLNGR; from the exons ATGATTGTAGGATTGAAAACAACTAGTGAGGAAAAATCagaattttcaccaaaattacgGTCTGGAAGTTGTTCTGAGAAAGGACCAAAGCAGTACATGGAGGATGAGTTCATCTGTGTTGATATTCTCCGAGAACATACTGGTCCATCAGTGAACCTTCCTTCTCCAGCAGCATTTTATGGG GTATTTGATGGGCATGGTGGCATTGATGCAGCATCATTTACAAGAAAGAACATCCTTAAGTTTATAATTGAAGATTCTCATTTCCCATCTGGAATCAAGAAAGCTGTAAATAGTGCTTTTGTGAAGGCTGATCATGCATTTAGGGATGCTAGTTCTCTTGATAGTTCTTCCGGCACCACCGCACTAATCGCCATTGTCCTGGGAAG GGACATGCTAATTGGGAATGCAGGGGATTCAAGAGCGGTTTTAGGGAAAAGAGGCAGAGCCATTGAACTCTCCAAAGACCATAAACCAAATTGCACATCAGAAAGACTAAGAATTGAGAAACTTGGTGGTGTGATCTACGACGGATACCTCAACGGCCAACTGTCAGTGGCTCGAGCCCTGGGAGACTGGCACATCAAAGGGTCTAAAGGGTCCAAGAGTCCCCTGAGCTCAGAGCCAGAGCTAGAGGAGATTGTGTTGACAGAAGAAGATGAGTTCTTGATAATGGGGTGTGATGGACTTTGGGATGTGATGAGTAGCCAGTGTGCTGTGACAATGGTTAGGAGGGAGCTGATGCAGCACAATGATCCAACAGAATGTGCGAAAGCGCTTGTCGCGGAGGCAATCCAACGCAACACTTGTGACAATCTAACAGTTGTGGTTGTTTGTTTCTCTTTGGATCCTCCTCCAAAGATTGAGATTCCTAGAGCTCATAGGAGAAGGAGCATTTCAGCTGAAGGCCTTGATCTTCTCAAGGGTGTCTTGAATGGTAGATAG
- the LOC112747641 gene encoding probable protein phosphatase 2C 47 isoform X2, with protein MVPSFPESDIMIVGLKTTSEEKSEFSPKLRSGSCSEKGPKQYMEDEFICVDILREHTGPSVNLPSPAAFYGVFDGHGGIDAASFTRKNILKFIIEDSHFPSGIKKAVNSAFVKADHAFRDASSLDSSSGTTALIAIVLGRDMLIGNAGDSRAVLGKRGRAIELSKDHKPNCTSERLRIEKLGGVIYDGYLNGQLSVARALGDWHIKGSKGSKSPLSSEPELEEIVLTEEDEFLIMGCDGLWDVMSSQCAVTMVRRELMQHNDPTECAKALVAEAIQRNTCDNLTVVVVCFSLDPPPKIEIPRAHRRRSISAEGLDLLKGVLNGR; from the exons ATGGTACCCTCCTTTCCG GAATCAGATATTATGATTGTAGGATTGAAAACAACTAGTGAGGAAAAATCagaattttcaccaaaattacgGTCTGGAAGTTGTTCTGAGAAAGGACCAAAGCAGTACATGGAGGATGAGTTCATCTGTGTTGATATTCTCCGAGAACATACTGGTCCATCAGTGAACCTTCCTTCTCCAGCAGCATTTTATGGG GTATTTGATGGGCATGGTGGCATTGATGCAGCATCATTTACAAGAAAGAACATCCTTAAGTTTATAATTGAAGATTCTCATTTCCCATCTGGAATCAAGAAAGCTGTAAATAGTGCTTTTGTGAAGGCTGATCATGCATTTAGGGATGCTAGTTCTCTTGATAGTTCTTCCGGCACCACCGCACTAATCGCCATTGTCCTGGGAAG GGACATGCTAATTGGGAATGCAGGGGATTCAAGAGCGGTTTTAGGGAAAAGAGGCAGAGCCATTGAACTCTCCAAAGACCATAAACCAAATTGCACATCAGAAAGACTAAGAATTGAGAAACTTGGTGGTGTGATCTACGACGGATACCTCAACGGCCAACTGTCAGTGGCTCGAGCCCTGGGAGACTGGCACATCAAAGGGTCTAAAGGGTCCAAGAGTCCCCTGAGCTCAGAGCCAGAGCTAGAGGAGATTGTGTTGACAGAAGAAGATGAGTTCTTGATAATGGGGTGTGATGGACTTTGGGATGTGATGAGTAGCCAGTGTGCTGTGACAATGGTTAGGAGGGAGCTGATGCAGCACAATGATCCAACAGAATGTGCGAAAGCGCTTGTCGCGGAGGCAATCCAACGCAACACTTGTGACAATCTAACAGTTGTGGTTGTTTGTTTCTCTTTGGATCCTCCTCCAAAGATTGAGATTCCTAGAGCTCATAGGAGAAGGAGCATTTCAGCTGAAGGCCTTGATCTTCTCAAGGGTGTCTTGAATGGTAGATAG
- the LOC112747641 gene encoding probable protein phosphatase 2C 47 isoform X1: MAPGPGCTSQTTMLSGGGGVGCVDNSTSNESAMEDQNGDTVGNLIHNIGKPPRDHSVMRHCTSSSWLIEPESDIMIVGLKTTSEEKSEFSPKLRSGSCSEKGPKQYMEDEFICVDILREHTGPSVNLPSPAAFYGVFDGHGGIDAASFTRKNILKFIIEDSHFPSGIKKAVNSAFVKADHAFRDASSLDSSSGTTALIAIVLGRDMLIGNAGDSRAVLGKRGRAIELSKDHKPNCTSERLRIEKLGGVIYDGYLNGQLSVARALGDWHIKGSKGSKSPLSSEPELEEIVLTEEDEFLIMGCDGLWDVMSSQCAVTMVRRELMQHNDPTECAKALVAEAIQRNTCDNLTVVVVCFSLDPPPKIEIPRAHRRRSISAEGLDLLKGVLNGR; the protein is encoded by the exons ATGGCACCAGGGCCTGGTTGCACATCTCAGACGACTATGTTGAGTGGTGGTGGCGGTGTCGGGTGTGTCGATAACAGTACTAGTAATGAGTCTGCCATGGAGGATCAAAATGGTGACACAGTTGGGAATTTGATTCACAACATTGGGAAGCCTCCAAGGGACCATTCTGTTATGAGACACTGCACCAGCTCTTCATGGTTGATTGAACCG GAATCAGATATTATGATTGTAGGATTGAAAACAACTAGTGAGGAAAAATCagaattttcaccaaaattacgGTCTGGAAGTTGTTCTGAGAAAGGACCAAAGCAGTACATGGAGGATGAGTTCATCTGTGTTGATATTCTCCGAGAACATACTGGTCCATCAGTGAACCTTCCTTCTCCAGCAGCATTTTATGGG GTATTTGATGGGCATGGTGGCATTGATGCAGCATCATTTACAAGAAAGAACATCCTTAAGTTTATAATTGAAGATTCTCATTTCCCATCTGGAATCAAGAAAGCTGTAAATAGTGCTTTTGTGAAGGCTGATCATGCATTTAGGGATGCTAGTTCTCTTGATAGTTCTTCCGGCACCACCGCACTAATCGCCATTGTCCTGGGAAG GGACATGCTAATTGGGAATGCAGGGGATTCAAGAGCGGTTTTAGGGAAAAGAGGCAGAGCCATTGAACTCTCCAAAGACCATAAACCAAATTGCACATCAGAAAGACTAAGAATTGAGAAACTTGGTGGTGTGATCTACGACGGATACCTCAACGGCCAACTGTCAGTGGCTCGAGCCCTGGGAGACTGGCACATCAAAGGGTCTAAAGGGTCCAAGAGTCCCCTGAGCTCAGAGCCAGAGCTAGAGGAGATTGTGTTGACAGAAGAAGATGAGTTCTTGATAATGGGGTGTGATGGACTTTGGGATGTGATGAGTAGCCAGTGTGCTGTGACAATGGTTAGGAGGGAGCTGATGCAGCACAATGATCCAACAGAATGTGCGAAAGCGCTTGTCGCGGAGGCAATCCAACGCAACACTTGTGACAATCTAACAGTTGTGGTTGTTTGTTTCTCTTTGGATCCTCCTCCAAAGATTGAGATTCCTAGAGCTCATAGGAGAAGGAGCATTTCAGCTGAAGGCCTTGATCTTCTCAAGGGTGTCTTGAATGGTAGATAG
- the LOC112747638 gene encoding pentatricopeptide repeat-containing protein At2g17525, mitochondrial-like produces MLPPKLYNALQNSILSKSFTLTRFLTFQIRSLSSTSSASAPATPSQDHVCHLILEQKSASKAIETFRWASSLPNFTHSQSTYRALIHKLCTFRRFDSVKQLLDEMPDSIGTPPGDEIFVTIVRGFGRASMTRAVIKVLDLVYKFHSSPSLKIYNSILDVLVKEDIGIAREFYRKSMMESGVVGDDYTFGILMKGLCLTNRIGEGFKLLQMIKSSRGITPNTVIYNTLLHALCKNGKVGRARSLMYEMVEPNDVTFNILISGYCKEENLVQALVMLEKSFAMGFVPDIVSATKVVEGLCKAGRVTEAAEVLDRVESMGGSLDVVAYNTLIKGFCDVGKVKVGIHFLKQMESRGCLPNVDTYNILISGFCDSGMLDLALDLFNDMKTDGIKWNFATFDTIIRGLCSEGRINEGFSILELMEESKEGSRGHISPYNSIIYGLFKQNRFDEAVEFLTKLGKMFPRAVDRSMMIFEHCKQGSIEDAKRVYDQMIDEGGFPSILVYDCLVRRLSEDGCVREAVELMNEMIANNCFPVPSTFNAIIAGFCRQEKVESALKFMEDITARGCETNAETYGPLINVICKKGDLQKALQLFLEMVENGIIPNHFIWNSLLLSLSQENYFKNKNMINIHGLL; encoded by the coding sequence ATGCTGCCCCCAAAGCTCTACAACGCATTGCAAAATTCTATATTATCCAAATCTTTCACTCTCACGCGTTTTCTCACCTTCCAAATTCGTTCCCTTTCATCAACTTCTTCTGCTTCTGCTCCTGCTACCCCATCACAGGACCATGTCTGCCACCTAATCCTTGAACAGAAATCCGCTTCCAAGGCCATTGAAACTTTCAGATGGGCCTCCTCACTACCCAACTTCACCCACTCCCAATCCACATACCGTGCCTTGATCCATAAGCTATGTACCTTCCGCCGCTTCGACAGTGTCAAGCAACTGCTCGATGAAATGCCTGACTCAATCGGCACCCCTCCTGGCGATGAAATCTTCGTCACAATTGTCCGCGGGTTCGGCCGTGCCAGCATGACTCGTGCGGTCATCAAGGTCCTTGACTTGGTGTACAAGTTTCATAGCAGCCCTTCCTTGAAGATATACAACTCCATTCTTGATGTCCTTGTGAAGGAGGATATCGGCATAGCTAGGGAGTTTTATAGGAAGAGTATGATGGAGTCTGGGGTTGTTGGGGATGATTATACTTTTGGGATCTTGATGAAAGGGCTCTGCTTGACCAATAGGATTGGTGAGGGCTTTAAGCTCTTGCAGATGATCAAGTCTAGCAGAGGGATCACACCAAACACTGTGATTTACAACACCTTGCTTCATGCACTTTGCAAAAATGGAAAAGTTGGGAGGGCTAGAAGCTTGATGTATGAGATGGTGGAACCGAATGATGTCACGTTTAACATTTTGATATCCGGGTATTGCAAAGAGGAGAATTTAGTTCAGGCTCTAGTGATGCTGGAGAAGAGCTTTGCCATGGGTTTTGTTCCTGATATTGTCTCTGCGACTAAGGTTGTGGAAGGTCTTTGCAAGGCTGGCCGTGTGACGGAGGCTGCTGAGGTTTTGGACAGAGTTGAGAGCATGGGGGGTTCACTTGATGTTGTGGCTTATAACACCTTGATAAAGGGGTTTTGTGATGTAGGAAAAGTAAAAGTTGGGATtcatttcctgaagcaaatggAGAGTAGAGGCTGTCTTCCAAATGTAGACACCTATAACATACTCATATCTGGTTTTTGTGATTCTGGGATGTTAGATTTGGCCCTGGATCTTTTTAATGACATGAAAACAGATGGGATCAAATGGAACTTCGCTACATTCGACACGATAATTAGAGGGTTGTGTTCAGAAGGAAGAATCAATGAAGGTTTTTCAATTTTGGAGCTGATGGAGGAAAGCAAAGAAGGCTCTAGAGGGCACATTAGTCCTTATAATAGCATAATATATGGTCTATTCAAGCAGAACCGTTTTGATGAAGCAGTTGAATTTCTAACAAAGTTAGGAAAGATGTTTCCAAGAGCTGTTGACAGAAGCATGATGATTTTCGAACATTGTAAGCAGGGGAGTATTGAGGATGCAAAGAGGGTATATGATCAGATGATTGATGAAGGTGGATTTCCAAGTATTCTAGTTTATGATTGCCTAGTTCGCAGATTATCCGAAGACGGTTGTGTCCGAGAAGCGGTTGAGCTGATGAATGAAATGATTGCCAATAACTGCTTTCCAGTTCCATCTACATTCAATGCAATCATTGCAGGGTTTTGCAGACAAGAAAAAGTTGAAAGTGCACTGAAGTTCATGGAAGATATCACTGCAAGAGGGTGTGAAACCAATGCAGAAACTTATGGTCCTTTGATTAATGTTATATGTAAGAAGGGTGATCTTCAAAAAGCCTTGCAACTCTTCCTAGAAATGGTAGAAAACGGCATCATTCCTAACCATTTTATTTGGAATTCACTACTATTAAGTCTAAGCCaagaaaattatttcaaaaataagaatATGATCAACATACATGGCCTACTTTAG
- the LOC112747640 gene encoding amino acid transporter AVT3C-like: MGFEKEASSSTYSLPPYPREDTPLLTKSPPLSSNFKTFANVFISIVGAGVLGLPYSFKRTGYVTGLLMLLSVAFLTYHCMMLLVKTRRKLDSILGFSKIQSFGDLGFTICGPIGRFTVDAMIVLSQAGFCVSYLIFISTTLAFLVNNGIDATKPVFLGFSAKVLFLWGCFPFQLGLNSIKTLTHLAPLSIFADAVDLSAKGAVMVEEVFVFLKNRPNLEAFGGISVFFYGIGVAVYAFEGIGMVLPLESETKDKDKFGRVLGFGMSFIAVLFGAFGVLGYFAFGENTKDIITTNLGPGLISVLVQLGLSINLFFTFPLMMNPVYEVFERRFCGYRYCLWLRWVLVLVVSLVALLVPNFADFLSLVGSSICVVLSFVLPAMFHCLVFKDELGWKCLVSDGAIVVFGFVVAVSGTWSSLSEILAPKA, from the coding sequence ATGGGGTTCGAGAAAGAAGCAAGCTCTTCAACCTACTCGCTTCCACCATACCCACGTGAGGATACACCACTTCTTACAAAGTCGCCGCCGCTATCCTCCAACTTCAAGACCTTCGCCAACGTCTTCATCTCCATCGTCGGCGCCGGTGTCCTCGGTCTCCCTTACAGCTTCAAGCGCACCGGCTATGTCACCGGCCTCCTTATGCTTCTCTCCGTCGCATTCCTCACCTACCACTGCATGATGCTTCTCGTCAAAACTCGCCGCAAGCTCGATTCCATATTAGGGTTCTCAAAGATCCAATCTTTTGGCGATTTGGGATTCACCATCTGCGGCCCAATTGGAAGATTCACCGTTGACGCCATGATCGTGCTTTCCCAAGCCGGTTTCTGCGTCAGCTACCTAATCTTCATTTCCACCACTTTGGCTTTTCTTGTGAACAATGGAATTGATGCAACAAAAccggtttttctagggtttagtGCTAAAGTTTTGTTCTTGTGGGGTTGTTTTCCGTTTCAATTAGGGCTGAATTCGATTAAGACCTTGACTCACTTGGCTCCTCTGAGTATATTTGCTGATGCTGTTGATCTTTCTGCTAAGGGTGCTGTGATGGTTGAGGAAGTTTTTGTTTTCCTCAAGAACAGGCCAAATTTGGAGGCTTTTGGTGGGATTTCTGTGTTCTTCTATGGTATTGGTGTTGCTGTGTATGCATTTGAAGGGATTGGAATGGTTTTGCCCTTGGAATCTGAGACTAAGGATAAGGACAAGTTTGGTAGGGTTTTGGGATTTGGGATGAGTTTCATTGCTGTTTTATTTGGTGCTTTTGGTGTTCTTGGTTACTTTGCTTTTGGTGAGAACACCAAGGATATAATTACTACTAATTTAGGACCTGGTTTGATTAGTGTTTTGGTGCAATTAGGACTAAGCATTAACCTGTTCTTCACTTTTCCTTTGATGATGAACCCTGTTTATGAGGTTTTTGAGAGAAGGTTCTGTGGATATAGGTACTGCTTATGGCTGAGGTGGGTTTTGGTGTTGGTGGTGAGTCTTGTGGCACTTTTGGTGCCTAATTTTGCCGATTTCTTATCACTTGTTGGGAGCAGCATATGTGTTGTGCTTAGTTTTGTGTTGCCTGCAATGTTCCATTGTCTTGTGTTTAAGGATGAGTTGGGTTGGAAGTGTTTAGTTTCTGATGGGGCAATTGTGGTTTTTGGATTTGTTGTTGCTGTTTCTGGAACTTGGTCTTCACTATCTGAGATTCTTGCTCCTAAGGCCTaa
- the LOC112747639 gene encoding uncharacterized protein, whose protein sequence is MSCSSSSGSEEDDEGFDSYRKGGYHAVRIGDQFAGGRYIAQRKLGWGQFSTVWLAYDTTNSSYVALKIQKSAAQFVQAALHEIDVLSYIAKGDPSNSKFVVQLIDHFKHTGPNGQHLCMVLEFLGDSLLRLIKYNRYKCLPLNKVREMCKYILIGLDYLHRELGLIHTDLKPENILLLSTIDAAKDPFKSGQSPILERPEGGINGGVTSLIEKRLRRRAKRAVAKISEKRSSMGVAGEEQKSTRNIDGIDMRCKIVDFGNACWADKQFAEEIQTRQYRAPEVILQSGYSFSVDMWSFACIAFELATGDMLFTPKGGQGFSEDEDHLALMMELLGKMPRKIAISGAQSKEFFDRHGDLKRIRRLKFLALDKLLIDRYKFPETDAREFTEFLTPLLDFAPEKRPTAQQCLQHPWMNRELSPNENESSVETVEVGMSNLKLKVGK, encoded by the exons ATGTCGTGCTCATCGTCGTCGGGGTCGGAGGAGGACGATGAGGGTTTCGATTCGTACCGGAAAGGAGGGTACCATGCCGTCAGAATCGGCGATCAGTTCGCCGGTGGAAGGTACATAGCTCAGAGGAAGCTCGGTTGGGGCCAATTCTCCACCGTTTGGCTTGCTTACGACACCACCAATTCC TCATATGTTGCTCTCAAGATCCAAAAAAGTGCAGCCCAGTTTGTTCAGGCAGCACTTCATGAGATTGATGTTCTTTCATACATTGCTAAGGGTGACCCTTCAAATTCGAAGTTTGTTGTTCAATTAATTGACCACTTTAAACACACTGGCCCGAATGGGCAGCACCTTTGCATGGTCCTCGAGTTTCTTGGTGATAGCTTGCTACGTCTGATCAAATATAACCGATACAAATGCCTTCCATTGAATAAAGTTAGGGAAATGTGCAAATACATTTTGATTGGTTTGGATTACTTGCACAGAGAACTTGGTCTAATCCACACTGACCTCAAACCTGAAAATATTCTTCTACTTTCAACCATTGATGCTGCCAAAGACCCTTTTAAATCTGGACAATCTCCAATTCTGGAGAGGCCTGAGGGAGGCATCAACGGTGGAGTCACAAGTCTTATTGAGAAAAGATTGAGAAGGAGAGCTAAGAGGGCTGTTGCTAAGATATCCGAAAAAAGATCCTCAATGGGTGTAGCTGGAGAAGAGCAAAAGTCTACTAGAAACATTGATGGGATTGATATGAGATGCAAGATTGTAGATTTTGGAAATGCATGTTGGGCTGACAAGCAGTTTGCTGAAGAAATACAGACAAGGCAATACAGAGCTCCTGAAGTTATACTGCAGTCCGGCTATTCCTTCTCTGTCGACATGTGGTCTTTTGCTTGCATTGCTTTCGAGCTTGCCACTGGTGATATGTTGTTTACGCCCAAGGGTGGTCAAGGTTTTAGTGAAGATGAG GATCATCTCGCCTTGATGATGGAGCTCCTCGGAAAGATGCCCCGGAAG ATTGCGATTTCTGGAGCACAATCCAAGGAATTCTTTGACAGGCACGGTGATCTGAAAAGGATCCGGAGGCTAAAATTTTTGGCACTTGACAAATTGCTGATTGATAGATATAAGTTTCCAGAGACTGACGCACGCGAGTTTACCGAATTTCTTACACCACTTCTTGATTTTGCACCGGAGAAGCGACCAACTGCACAACAGTGCTTGCAACACCCATGGATGAATCGTGAGTTATCTCCGAACGAGAATGAGTCTAGTGTGGAAACCGTGGAAGTTGGGATGAGCAACCTTAAACTCAAGGTGGGAAAGTGA
- the LOC112747642 gene encoding uncharacterized protein codes for MENVCDVNHLDADVLLPPRKRLLAGLKKQNSDCVDAAASPSTIAASCVTVCEGAPSSSSSYSSEFEARLKNLLSAHSSNPNLTPEEVVEASKAAAVAASKTAQAARAAAEEKAEIAAKAIAAAKSALDLVASFSDESVNKERNLKKNKQKKHLPVQLLYKKYQPVENCGTDEELARKLHRAMNSSPRITKNSPNSESKGSRQKKPRSSSSMEMTEGSDAGMANGQDLSLNNGHAAAGKIDSEGSIQEVCSSKEDKKGLRYDRSNQMEMDNGEAESSQSKEKITEDLSTTGKKRGRVKLKKLPLSICTSKDRAQPKEGVRGRSTPISEMNSGNHPVDSIPLFPVEPSTERVMPIEATSMWKCQEFKAPACIKQNKAVQS; via the coding sequence ATGGAGAACGTGTGTGATGTGAATCACTTGGATGCTGATGTTCTTCTGCCTCCACGAAAGCGGCTTCTTGCTGGATTAAAAAAACAGAATTCGGATTGTGTTGATGCTGCTGCCTCTCCTTCGACGATTGCTGCTTCTTGTGTCACGGTTTGCGAGGGTGCTCCCTCTTCCTCGTCGTCCTATTCGAGTGAGTTTGAAGCTCGGCTTAAAAATTTGCTGAGTGCTCATTCGAGTAACCCTAATCTTACCCCTGAGGAGGTAGTGGAGGCCTCGAAAGCAGCGGCGGTAGCTGCAAGTAAGACTGCGCAGGCTGCTAGAGCTGCAGCCGAAGAAAAGGCTGAAATAGCAGCGAAGGCAATTGCTGCAGCTAAGAGTGCTTTAGATTTGGTTGCCTCTTTCTCTGATGAGTCGGTCAACAAGGAAAGAAATCTCAAAAAGAACAAACAGAAGAAGCATCTCCCAGTTCAGCTCTTGTACAAAAAATACCAACCTGTTGAAAATTGTGGGACGGATGAAGAATTGGCTCGAAAGTTACACCGAGCCATGAACAGTTCTCCTAGGATCACAAAGAATTCTCCAAACTCGGAATCAAAAGGGAGCAGACAGAAGAAGCCTAGAAGCTCTTCGAGCATGGAAATGACTGAGGGATCTGATGCTGGTATGGCAAATGGACAAGACTTATCTTTGAACAATGGACATGCAGCGGCTGGCAAGATTGATTCCGAAGGCTCCATTCAAGAAGTATGCTCAAGTAAGGAAGACAAGAAGGGACTCAGATATGATAGATCAAACCAAATGGAGATGGATAATGGGGAAGCAGAGTCAAGCCAGTCAAAGGAGAAAATCACTGAAGATTTGTCTACCACAGGTAAGAAGAGAGGAAGGGTGAAGCTAAAAAAGTTGCCATTAAGCATTTGCACCTCGAAAGACAGGGCGCAGCCAAAGGAAGGTGTCAGGGGTAGAAGCACACCAATATCTGAAATGAACTCGGGGAATCATCCTGTTGATAGTATTCCTTTGTTTCCAGTTGAGCCATCCACTGAGAGAGTGATGCCAATCGAGGCTACATCAATGTGGAAGTGCCAGGAGTTCAAGGCACCGGCTTGTATCAAACAAAATAAAGCTGTGCAGTCATAA